A DNA window from Gillisia sp. Hel1_33_143 contains the following coding sequences:
- a CDS encoding DUF4856 domain-containing protein, whose product MMKKMFFTAIIGSLIFASCSSDDEPITETSNIEVPSNYTFERDGQSTVDFSGQTIRILMAEEILNSFTDFENTTVISLQAMYAHQEGDLDFSDAALNASDKNVRSKTAASQDYFSANTTEAAAIRNLFDSYISGQVNEVFPNKDVLAVAGSAGQLADGTKTRYVNAKGLVYNQMFAKSLIGALMADQMLNNYLSIAVLDADNKVADNDNGITEDGETFTTMEHNWDEAYGYLYGTSVDAANPNVTIGGDDSFLNDYLGTVNADPDFSTIAADIFDAFKLGRAAIVAKDYAVRDAQAAIIRQKISEVIAIRSIYYLQQGKNRLANAEYGAAFQNLSEGYGFVSSLRFTRNQDTGSSFFSRSEVDGFTSALLADGPNGFWDLEPSTLDSIAEAIAAKFDFTVEQAASAN is encoded by the coding sequence ATGATGAAAAAAATGTTTTTTACCGCAATTATAGGAAGCCTTATTTTTGCTTCGTGTTCTTCTGATGATGAGCCGATTACTGAAACCTCAAACATTGAGGTGCCTTCAAACTACACCTTCGAAAGAGATGGACAATCCACAGTGGATTTTAGTGGCCAGACCATCCGAATTTTAATGGCTGAAGAAATCCTGAATTCCTTTACAGATTTCGAAAACACGACTGTGATATCCTTGCAGGCAATGTATGCACATCAGGAAGGGGACCTAGATTTTTCAGACGCTGCCTTAAATGCGTCAGATAAAAACGTACGCAGTAAAACGGCTGCGTCCCAAGATTATTTTAGCGCAAACACCACAGAAGCGGCAGCTATAAGAAACCTATTCGATAGCTATATTTCCGGTCAGGTCAATGAGGTATTCCCTAACAAGGATGTCCTAGCAGTCGCTGGCAGTGCCGGTCAACTTGCCGATGGGACAAAAACCCGGTATGTTAACGCTAAAGGACTTGTGTACAACCAAATGTTTGCAAAAAGCCTTATTGGGGCGCTGATGGCAGATCAGATGCTTAACAACTATCTCAGCATAGCTGTTCTTGATGCTGATAATAAAGTTGCGGACAACGACAATGGGATTACAGAGGATGGAGAGACCTTTACCACGATGGAACATAATTGGGACGAGGCCTATGGATACCTCTACGGAACATCCGTTGATGCAGCCAACCCGAATGTAACCATTGGGGGCGATGATAGTTTTTTGAATGATTATTTGGGCACAGTAAACGCAGACCCGGATTTTTCTACCATTGCTGCCGATATTTTTGATGCATTCAAATTGGGTCGTGCCGCGATAGTGGCAAAAGATTATGCCGTGCGGGATGCCCAGGCTGCCATTATACGTCAAAAAATATCGGAGGTCATTGCCATCCGTTCCATATATTATCTGCAACAAGGTAAAAACAGACTTGCAAATGCCGAGTATGGGGCCGCTTTCCAAAACCTTTCCGAAGGCTATGGGTTTGTTTCCAGTTTACGCTTCACTAGAAATCAAGACACAGGTAGTTCTTTCTTCAGCCGAAGCGAGGTCGATGGTTTTACATCTGCTCTCTTGGCGGATGGACCCAATGGTTTTTGGGACCTTGAACCTTCAACACTGGACAGTATTGCTGAAGCTATTGCCGCTAAATTTGACTTCACGGTCGAACAAGCTGCGAGCGCAAATTAA
- a CDS encoding HYC_CC_PP family protein, with translation MKKIFFKISTFSMALLVLLSTVSFTVDSHYCGDIFVDSSLFGHAQTCGMDVQQQSQSSECDISKKDCCSDEQVIVEGQDTLKTSFDKLDKDQQLFVAAFIHTYIHLFFESQEDLNSYRDYTPPPLVRDIQVLDQTFLI, from the coding sequence ATGAAGAAAATCTTTTTTAAAATATCAACATTCTCTATGGCACTGTTAGTGTTGTTGTCAACCGTATCATTTACGGTAGATAGTCATTATTGTGGAGATATTTTTGTGGACTCTTCATTATTTGGTCACGCTCAAACTTGCGGTATGGATGTTCAACAGCAATCGCAGTCATCAGAGTGTGATATTTCTAAAAAAGATTGCTGTAGTGATGAACAAGTGATTGTTGAAGGGCAAGATACTTTAAAAACATCGTTCGACAAATTAGATAAAGACCAACAACTATTTGTTGCTGCTTTTATCCATACCTATATACACTTATTTTTCGAATCTCAAGAAGATTTAAATTCATACAGAGATTATACGCCTCCTCCCTTGGTCAGGGATATTCAAGTTTTAGACCAGACTTTCCTTATTTGA
- a CDS encoding imelysin family protein: MKHWKLWSFISIGLLIVACSKDNGNENLPPANNNFDRGAMLLNWADNIIVPAYTSFKTEAENLNTAATVFANEPTEANLQDLRASWAASYIAFQKVSMFEIGKAEEVRYRNRLNIYPSDTQRIENFIETGSYDLALPSTIDVQGFPAIDYLINGLGATDTEIVSFYTVNGNAQGYKNYLGTLTETILQLTTTVLDDWNASFRDVFVANTSSSATGSVDQMANDYIFYFEKSLRAGKVGIPAGVFSQQPLPQNVEARYKKDFSKQLLLTAVKASQDFFNGKYFSNNSTGESFNTYLDFLNSIKNGEDLSSLINAQFNAAETQANELNNNFALQIETDNTKMLSTYDELQRNVILLKVDMLQALSINVDYVDADGD; the protein is encoded by the coding sequence ATGAAACACTGGAAACTTTGGAGTTTTATTAGTATCGGACTGCTGATTGTAGCGTGTTCAAAAGATAATGGGAACGAAAACTTGCCACCGGCTAACAATAATTTTGATCGTGGCGCAATGCTTTTAAATTGGGCAGATAATATCATTGTCCCTGCATATACTTCTTTTAAAACAGAGGCCGAAAACCTGAACACTGCTGCAACGGTCTTTGCAAATGAGCCTACAGAGGCAAACCTTCAGGATTTGCGAGCTTCGTGGGCCGCATCCTATATTGCCTTTCAAAAGGTCTCTATGTTTGAAATTGGCAAAGCCGAAGAAGTAAGGTACAGGAACCGACTGAATATTTACCCCTCTGATACCCAAAGAATAGAAAATTTTATAGAAACTGGCAGTTATGACTTGGCTTTGCCATCTACAATAGATGTACAAGGTTTCCCTGCTATAGATTATCTGATCAACGGCCTTGGCGCAACAGATACCGAAATTGTAAGCTTCTATACCGTCAACGGCAATGCCCAGGGATATAAAAATTATCTCGGCACCCTTACGGAGACTATCCTGCAATTGACCACAACAGTACTCGACGATTGGAATGCCAGCTTTAGGGATGTTTTTGTCGCAAATACAAGTTCGTCGGCAACGGGATCTGTTGACCAAATGGCGAACGACTATATCTTCTATTTTGAAAAATCGTTGCGGGCGGGCAAAGTGGGGATACCCGCAGGTGTTTTCTCCCAACAACCATTACCCCAAAATGTAGAGGCTCGCTATAAAAAAGATTTTTCCAAACAATTGCTGCTAACAGCAGTTAAGGCAAGCCAAGATTTTTTTAATGGAAAATATTTTAGCAACAATTCGACTGGAGAAAGTTTTAATACTTACCTCGATTTTTTGAATAGCATTAAAAATGGGGAAGACCTTAGCAGTCTTATCAACGCTCAATTCAATGCTGCAGAAACCCAAGCAAATGAACTAAACAATAATTTTGCTCTACAGATTGAAACTGACAATACCAAAATGCTAAGTACTTATGATGAGCTACAACGCAACGTTATCCTCTTAAAAGTGGATATGTTGCAGGCATTGAGCATAAATGTGGATTATGTAGATGCCGATGGCGATTAG